Proteins from a genomic interval of Medicago truncatula cultivar Jemalong A17 chromosome 3, MtrunA17r5.0-ANR, whole genome shotgun sequence:
- the LOC25491077 gene encoding non-specific lipid-transfer protein 1 has translation MGKVALFVLMACMMIASSHAKATLTCEQTTIYLTPCIPYGMLGGSVSPLCCQGIHSINAAYKNGDDRRVACHCIQDTAAKIPLIDYTRINQIGELCGSKCPFKVYPSTDCNKVK, from the exons ATGGGTAAGGTTGCATTATTTGTTTTGATGGCTTGCATGATGATAGCAAGTTCTCATGCTAAAGCAACCCTAACATGTGAGCAAACAACCATATACCTAACTCCATGCATACCCTATGGAATGTTGGGAGGAAGTGTATCACCCTTGTGTTGCCAAGGTATTCACTCTATAAATGCTGCATATAAGAATGGCGATGATAGAAGAGTTGCATGCCATTGCATTCAGGATACAGCTGCTAAAATCCCTTTGATTGATTATACAAGAATTAATCAAATTGGTGAACTATGTGGATCTAAATGTCCCTTCAAAGTTTACCCCTCCACTGATTGCAATAA GGTGAAGTAA
- the LOC25491078 gene encoding transcription factor RF2b, with product MATQMQDPNAPSSNVFIRGSVNGVSTTATVAGEPHSHHRRAHSEINYRLPDDIMDLSPSDPLTGGGSSTASLDEIGSEDDLFFTYIDVEKLGGVTNGSNTNQTGYGNCAGAGAGAGSGTSGNNDGEKSGNDATTPRTRHRHSCSVDGSTSTTNMFGEIMDAKKAMPPDKLAELWTIDPKRAKRILANRQSAARSKERKARYIQELERKVQTLQTEATTLSAQLTLYQRDTNGLSTENTELKLRLQSMEQQAHLRDALNDALMKEVDRLKIATGEAMNPSESYNMGMHQLQFAGSNFFSMPQHSGPSGHQNIQFPQFGHSPSDMPNYQLQQTNSHQISDMLQNDQLGRLQGLDISSKGSTLVKSEAPSISASESSTTF from the exons atggcGACACAAATGCAAGATCCCAATGCACCTTCTTCCAACGTCTTCATCCGCGGCAGCGTCAACGGCGTCTCCACCACCGCCACCGTCGCCGGCGAACCCCACTCTCACCACCGTCGCGCCCACTCCGAAATCAACTACCGTCTCCCCGACGACATTATGGACCTCTCCCCTTCCGATCCCTTAACCGGCGGCGGATCCTCCACCGCCAGCCTCGACGAGATCGGATCCGAAGACGATCTCTTCTTCACCTACATTGACGTCGAGAAGCTCGGAGGAGTTACAAACGGTTCGAATACGAATCAGACCGGTTACGGAAATTGCGCCGGTGCCGGAGCCGGAGCCGGCTCCGGAACGAGTGGTAATAATGATGGAGAGAAGAGTGGGAACGATGCTACGACGCCGAGAACGAGGCATAGACATAGTTGTTCGGTTGATGGATCAACGTCGACGACGAATATGTTTGGAGAGATCATGGATGCGAAGAAAGCTATGCCTCCTGATAAACTCGCTGAGCTTTGGACTATTGATCCAAAACGTGCTAAGAg AATACTTGCAAACCGGCAATCTGCTGCACGTTCAAAGGAGAGAAAGGCCCGCTATATTCAAGAGCTTGAGCGCAAGGTTCAGACCCTTCAAACAGAGGCTACAACTCTCTCCGCCCAATTGACATTATACCAG AGGGACACAAATGGTCTGAGTACTGAAAATACCGAGCTCAAGCTCCGTCTGCAATCCATGGAACAACAGGCACACCTTCGAGATG CTCTTAATGATGCGTTGATGAAGGAAGTTGATAGGCTTAAGATTGCTACCGGGGAGGCAATGAACCCCTCTGAATCTTATAATATGGGAATGCACCAGCTGCAATTTGCAGGgtcaaatttcttttcaatgccACAACATTCAGGTCCTTCGGGTCACCAGAACATACAATTTCCCCAATTTGGTCACTCCCCATCTGACATGCCAAATTATCAGTTGCAAcaaaccaattctcaccaaaTCTCAGATATGTTGCAAAATGATCAGCTCGGTCGTTTGCAGGGGCTTGACATCAGTAGCAAAGGATCAACCCTCGTGAAATCTGAAGCCCCCTCAATCTCTGCAAGTGAGAGTAGCACTACATTTTGA
- the LOC25491079 gene encoding taxadiene 5-alpha hydroxylase: MVVEIYFIVICLLTLSLAFLLTKFLSKSKIKNVPKGSMGYPLIGETYGFLKALRQDKGSEWLEERVAKYGPVFKTSILGSPTVFIIGQQGNKFVLGSSHDVLSSKKPPTLQRIFGKQSLLELTGSRFKLVKGEMLKFLKPECLQNYVEKMDELVKTVLLRELKENKTIEVVRLMKKLTYDMACNILFDIDEQTREVLYEDFILAFKAIHSLPINFPGTSLWKGLKARERIVDKILPIMNKRREELSKGVLSSTNDMISCLLAIRDENNQPLDEEMIVGTFIFIFVAGHDTSATLMTLMIWKLSRDQEVYNNVLEEQMEIIKQREGNEDRLTWGEIQNMKYTWRVAQELMRMIPPLFGAFRKTIEDTNYEGYDIPKGWQVYWASCGTHMNKDIFENPEKFDPSRFENRTKSIPPFSYIPFGAGLHYCIGNEFARVQTLTTIHNFVKTYEWSQMNLEETITRRPMPYPSLGLPIKIKPRCNMS; the protein is encoded by the exons ATGGTTGTGGAAATATATTTCATAGTTATATGTCTACTCACTTTGAGTTTAGCTTTTCTCCTCACGAAATTTCTctcaaaaagtaaaattaaaaatgttccAAAAGGATCTATGGGATATCCTCTCATTGGAGAGACATATGGTTTTCTTAAAGCACTGAGGCAAGACAAGGGCTCTGAGTGGTTAGAAGAAAGGGTAGCTAAATATGGTCCTGTCTTCAAAACTTCCATATTGGGTTCCCCTACTGTGTTTATTATTGGTCAACAGGGAAACAAGTTTGTTCTTGGTTCCTCACATGATGTTCTTTCTAGTAAGAAACCTCCAACACTTCAAAGGATTTTTGGAAAACAAAGCCTACTTGAACTCACAGGATCAAG GTTCAAGTTGGTTAAGGGGGAAATGCTGAAATTCTTGAAACCTGAATGCCTTCAAAACTATGTAGAAAAGATGGATGAATTAGTGAAAACAGTATTATTGAGAGAATTGAAAGAGAATAAAACAATTGAAGTTGTGAGGTTGATGAAGAAACTGACCTATGATATGGCTTGCAATATATTGTTTGACATAGATGAACAAACAAGGGAGGTTTTGTATGAAGATTTTATCTTAGCATTTAAAGCAATTCATTCTCTTCCCATCAATTTCCCTGGAACCTCACTTTGGAAAGGCCTAAAGGCTAGAGAAAGAATTGTGGACAAAATACTTCCAATTATGAACAAAAGAAGGGAGGAATTGTCAAAAGGAGTTCTAAGCTCTACTAACGATATGATTTCATGCCTTCTTGCAATAAGGGATGAAAATAATCAACCTTTAGATGAAGAAATGATTGTTggcacttttatttttatatttgttgcaGGTCATGACACATCTGCTACTCTTATGACCTTGATGATATGGAAGTTATCTAGAGATCAAGAGGTTTACAATAATGTTTTAGAAG AACAAATGGAAATCATAAAGCAAAGGGAAGGAAATGAAGACAGGCTAACATGGGGAGAGATACAAAATATGAAATACACATGGAGAGTTGCTCAGGAGTTGATGAGAATGATCCCTCCTTTGTTTGGGGCCTTTAGGAAAACAATCGAAGATACTAATTACGAAGGATATGACATACCAAAAGGGTGGCAG GTATATTGGGCATCATGTGGAACTCATATGAACAAAGATATATTCGAGAATCCTGAAAAGTTTGATCCATCTCGTTTTGAAAATCGAACCAAGTCAATTCCACCCTTTTCTTACATCCCATTTGGTGCAGGGCTTCACTATTGCATAGGAAATGAGTTTGCTAGGGTTCAAACCTTAACCACTATTCACAATTTTGTGAAGACATATGAATGGTCTCAAATGAACCTAGAGGAAACAATTACTCGTCGACCAATGCCATATCCATCCTTGGGTCTCCCAATTAAGATCAAACCTAGATGCAATATGTCTTAA
- the LOC25491080 gene encoding taxadiene 5-alpha hydroxylase — protein sequence MVEDIPFIAICVLTLSLVFLLKKILSKSQTKNVPKGSLGYPIIGETLNFLKAQRQVKGSEWIEERVSKYGPVFKTSLLGSPTVFIIGQQGNKFILGSSDDVLSANKPPTIQKILGKQTLAELIGSRHRLLKGEMLKFLKPECLQNYVKKMDELVYKVLLKELKENKTTQVVRLMKKLSYDMACNVLFDIDDHTREILFEDFTTAFKAIHSLPINFPGTSFWGGQKARARIVAKILPIMNKRREDLSKGVLSSTNDMLSCLLAIRDENHQPLSDDIITDNFIFLFVASHDTSATLMSLMIWKLSRDQEVYNKVLEEQMEILKQREANEEGLTWGEIQKMKYTWRVAQELMRMIPPLFGAFRKALKDTCYQGYDIPKGWQVYWASSGTHENKDIFENPYKFEPSRFENQTKPIPPFTYLPFGAGLHNCIGNEFARVETLTTIHNFVKMCEWSQLNPEETITRQPMPYPSLGLPVMIKPRCNMSS from the exons ATGGTAGAGGATATACCTTTCATTGCTATATGTGTACTCACTTTGAGTTTAGTTTTTCTCCTCAAAAAAATTCTCTCAAAAagtcaaacaaaaaatgttCCAAAAGGGTCTTTGGGGTATCCTATTATTGGAGAGACACTTAATTTCCTTAAAGCACAAAGGCAAGTCAAGGGCTCTGAGTGGATAGAAGAAAGGGTATCAAAGTATGGTCCTGTTTTCAAAACCTCCTTGCTGGGTTCTCCTACAGTGTTTATTATTGGACAACAAGGAAACAAGTTTATTCTTGGTTCCTCAGATGATGTTTTGTCTGCTAACAAACCCCCTACCATTCAAAAGATACTTGGAAAGCAAACTCTAGCTGAACTTATAGGATCAAG GCACAGGTTGTTGAAGGGGGAAATGTTGAAATTCTTGAAACCTGAATGCCTTCAAAACTATGTGAAAAAGATGGATGAATTAGTGTACAAAGTATTacttaaagaattgaaagagaaTAAAACAACTCAAGTTGTGAGGTTGATGAAGAAACTATCCTATGATATGGCATGCAATGTATTGTTTGACATAGATGATCACACAAGGGAAATTCTGTTTGAGGATTTTACCACAGCATTTAAAGCAATTCACTCTCTTCCAATCAATTTCCCTGGCACCTCATTTTGGGGAGGCCAAAAGGCTAGGGCAAGAATTGTGGCAAAGATACTTCCTATTATGAACAAAAGAAGGGAGGATTTGTCAAAAGGAGTTCTAAGCTCTACTAATGATATGCTTTCTTGTCTTCTTGCTATAAGGGATGAAAATCATCAACCTCTATCTGATGACATAATTAcagacaattttatttttctatttgttgCAAGTCATGACACATCTGCTACTCTTATGAGCTTGATGATATGGAAGTTATCAAGAGATCAAGAGGTTTACAATAAAGTTTTAGAAg aacaaatggaaattttaaaGCAAAGGGAAGCAAATGAAGAGGGGCTAACATGGGGAGAGATACAAAAGATGAAATACACATGGAGAGTTGCTCAAGAATTGATGAGGATGATCCCTCCCTTGTTTGGTGCATTTAGGAAAGCACTTAAAGATACTTGCTACCAAGGATATGACATACCAAAAGGGTGGCAA GTATATTGGGCATCAAGTGGAACACATGAGAACAAAGATATATTTGAGAATCCATACAAGTTTGAACCATCTCGTTTTGAAAATCAAACCAAGCCAATTCCACCCTTTACTTACCTTCCATTTGGTGCAGGGCTTCATAATTGCATAGGAAATGAGTTTGCTAGGGTTGAGACATTAACTACCATTCACAATTTTGTGAAGATGTGTGAATGGTCTCAATTGAATCCTGAGGAAACTATTACTCGTCAACCTATGCCATATCCTTCCTTAGGTCTACCAGTTATGATTAAACCAAGATGTAATATGTCTTCTTAA
- the LOC25491081 gene encoding uncharacterized protein: MGDHKKKTMEEKPKLEELYQGIPDESVNLTFQDLPNWNRNITISEGSAINTPTRNIPSPSLSPMSMSPTHDEFKKGFKVYSNHKYNQQNFRHRGVGVQSTPSKASEHSMGYDAMSGESLASGKGGAIRRRRQGIPHSKICTICNDYVYFFRTRCLVCGRVYCKQCVEIGMGELREGRKCIECLGLRFSQRYIERAGLLGCLSWRYPSTLKQSELKWAEKGPRRNGDKGYGHQSRPTTPTTPRSPLSIASSSEATYAMSAAYSPFSPHHRVPL; encoded by the exons atgggTGATCACAAGAAAAAAACTATGgaagaaaaaccaaaactaGAGGAACTATACCAAGGAATCCCAGATGAATCAGTTAACCTAACATTTCAAGACTTGCCAAATTGGAATAGAAACATTACAATTTCTGAAGGAAGTGCTATTAACACCCCCACAAGAAATATACCATCACCTTCTCTTTCACCTATGTCCATGTCACCTACTCATGATGAATTCAAAAAAGGCTTCAAGGTATATTCTAATCACAAATATAATCAACAAAATTTTCGCCATAGAGGTGTTGGTGTTCAAAGTACTCCTAGCAAGGCAAGTGAGCATAGTATGGGATATGATGCCATGAGTGGTGAGAGCTTGGCTTCAGGAAAAGGTGGTGCTATTCGACGAAGACGACAAGGAATTCCTCACTCTAAGATTTGCACCATTTGCAATgactatgtttattttttcagGACTAGATGCTTG GTATGTGGCAGGGTTTATTGCAAGCAGTGTGTGGAAATTGGTATGGGAGAACTGAGAGAAGGAAGAAAGTGTATTGAGTGCCTTGGACTAAGATTCAGCCAAag GTACATAGAGAGAGCAGGGTTACTAGGATGTTTGAGTTGGAGGTATCCAAGTACATTAAAGCAAAGTGAACTCAAATGGGCAGAGAAAGGACCAAGGAGGAATGGTGACAAAGGCTATGGTCACCAATCAAGACCAACAACACCTACAACTCCAAGGAGTCCTCTGTCTATTGCCAGCAGTAGTGAAGCCACCTATGCCATGTCTGCAGCATATTCTCCTTTCTCTCCACATCATCGCGTCCCTCTTTGA
- the LOC25491083 gene encoding isoleucine N-monooxygenase 1 — protein MLSQGMSYIPSFLWLPSQSFCLFFINILFGFMIIKTIKYYIVENPNKPKLPPGPKPWPIVGNLPEMLANKPATSWIHKKMEELNTEIACIRLGNVNVIPVTCPSIAREFLRKHDADFASRPITMASDIISNGYVTSILVPYGEQWKKMKKVLVKDLFSSRRHQWLQDKRNEEADNLMFYVYNKCNNGGLVNVRIATQHYCGNVYRKLFFNTRYFGKGMKDGGPGLEEVEHVDAAFVMLNCVFAFSASDYIPCLRLLDLDGHKGKVKNAKRIINNYHDSLIEERIKQWNDGSKNVEDDLLDVLITLKDANNKPLLTTKEIKAQIMELMLAFVDNPSNAVEWTLAEMLNQPELFEKAMEELDNIVGKDRMVQESDIPKLNFLKTCAREAFRLHPITDFNAPHVSIKDTMVGDYFIPKGSHVLLGRSGLGRNPKVWTEPYKFKPERHLKNDGSNIALTEPELKFITFSIGRRGCPGIMLGSTMTIMLLARLLHGFTWCLPPNTTRIKFVESNGVMVLDEPLTVVAKPRLAAELYGF, from the exons atgctTTCCCAAGGTATGAGTTACATTCCTAGTTTCCTCTGGTTACCATCCCAGTCCTTTTGCCTTTTCTTCATTAATATTCTTTTTGGTTTTATGATAATCAAAACCATAAAATACTACATTGTTGAGAATCCTAACAAACCTAAACTTCCCCCAGGTCCCAAACCATGGCCTATAGTTGGTAATCTTCCTGAAATGCTTGCAAACAAACCTGCAACTAGTTGGATACacaagaaaatggaagaattgAACACTGAAATAGCATGTATTCGTCTAGGAAATGTCAATGTTATCCCTGTTACTTGTCCTTCCATTGCCCGCGAATTCTTGAGAAAACATGATGCTGATTTTGCATCAAGACCAATAACCATGGCTAGTGATATCATTTCCAATGGCTACGTGACCTCAATTCTTGTACCCTATGGCGAACAatggaaaaagatgaagaaagttcTTGTTAAAGATTTGTTCTCTTCACGAAGGCATCAATGGCTTCAAGATAAAAGGAACGAAGAAGCCGACAATCTTATGTTTTACGTGTACAACAAATGCAACAATGGTGGCCTGGTGAATGTAAGGATTGCTACTCAACATTATTGTGGTAATGTGTATAGGAAATTGTTTTTTAACACAAGGTACTTTGGAAAAGGTATGAAGGATGGAGGGCCTGGTCTTGAGGAAGTTGAACATGTTGATGCTGCTTTCGTAATGCTTAACTGTGTTTTTGCTTTCTCTGCATCTGATTATATCCCATGCTTGAGGTTACTTGACTTAGATGGCCATAAGGGCAAGGTAAAAAATGCAAAGAGGATAATCAACAATTATCATGATTCCCTCATTGAAGAGAGAATCAAACAATGGAATGATGGATCAAAGAATGTTGAAGATGACTTGCTAGATGTTTTGATCACGCTGAAAGATGCCAATAATAAACCATTATTGACAACGAAGGAGATCAAGGCACAAATTATG GAATTGATGTTGGCATTCGTAGACAATCCATCAAACGCAGTTGAATGGACATTGGCTGAAATGTTAAATCAACCTGAACTATTTGAAAAGGCCATGGAAGAATTGGACAATATAGTTGGTAAAGATAGGATGGTCCAAGAATCAGATATTCCTAAACTCAACTTCTTGAAGACTTGTGCACGAGAAGCGTTTCGCCTCCACCCCATAACTGATTTCAATGCTCCCCATGTCTCTATAAAGGATACAATGGTTGGAGACTACTTCATACCAAAGGGAAGTCATGTATTGCTTGGAAGAAGTGGTCTTGGGAGAAATCCAAAAGTATGGACTGAACCCTACAAATTCAAGCCAGAACGTCATCTTAAGAATGATGGGTCTAATATAGCTTTGACAGAGCCAGAATTGAAGTTCATAACCTTTAGTATAGGAAGGCGAGGTTGTCCTGGTATCATGCTTGGCTCCACAATGACTATAATGCTATTAGCTAGGTTACTTCATGGCTTCACTTGGTGTTTACCTCCCAATACAACAAGAATAAAGTTTGTTGAGTCCAACGGTGTTATGGTTCTTGATGAGCCATTAACGGTTGTAGCAAAGCCACGATTAGCAGCAGAATTGTATGGCTTTTGA